Proteins found in one Rhodobacter capsulatus SB 1003 genomic segment:
- a CDS encoding HlyD family type I secretion periplasmic adaptor subunit — protein MTRKPNSEAEASEAAAALRRAIPSRKPPAPLGPTALQAAETGLPAPARRSEPEAPPPAEARISPRVALLIGYVTLAVLVGGFGLWSVVSSIAGAVIASGQIEVDQHRQVVQHPDGGVVAEIHVHEGDSVSAGQLLIRLDGDLVRSERAIVEGQFFELLARRGRLEAERADAPEIRFHPELLEAAQTRPDVAELVEGQRRLFEARAQTLRKALDQVTKRAEQTQAQIGGIEAQRIATEEQEALIARELADQQQLLDKGLAQASRVLALQREAASLAGEVGALVAQKAQAEGKVTELDLEALRLTSQRREDAETELRDIGYRELELAERRRSLTEQIERLDMRAPVGGIVYAMTVTTPRAVIRAAEPVLYIVPQDRPLLVAARISPINIDEVRIGQPVALRFPAFASRTTPELFGQVTQISADALIDEASRLSYFRAEVMLNPGEADKLGALQLLPGMPAEVYIRTGDRSPLAYLTKPFTDYFTRAFRED, from the coding sequence ATGACCCGCAAGCCGAATTCCGAGGCCGAGGCATCCGAGGCGGCGGCGGCCCTGCGCCGGGCAATCCCCAGCCGCAAGCCCCCCGCCCCCCTCGGCCCGACCGCGTTGCAGGCGGCAGAGACCGGCCTTCCCGCCCCGGCCCGCCGGAGCGAACCGGAAGCCCCCCCCCCGGCCGAGGCGCGGATCTCGCCCCGGGTGGCGCTGCTGATCGGCTATGTCACGCTTGCGGTTCTGGTCGGGGGCTTCGGGCTTTGGTCGGTGGTCTCCTCGATCGCGGGGGCGGTCATCGCCTCGGGGCAGATCGAGGTCGATCAGCACCGGCAGGTGGTGCAGCATCCCGATGGCGGCGTGGTCGCCGAAATCCATGTGCACGAGGGCGATAGCGTCAGCGCCGGGCAGCTGTTGATCCGGCTTGACGGCGATCTGGTGCGGTCGGAACGCGCCATCGTCGAGGGGCAGTTCTTCGAGCTGCTGGCCCGGCGCGGGCGGCTGGAGGCGGAACGGGCGGATGCGCCCGAGATCCGGTTCCATCCCGAACTGCTCGAGGCGGCCCAGACCCGTCCCGATGTGGCCGAGCTGGTCGAGGGGCAGCGGCGGCTGTTCGAGGCGCGGGCGCAGACCCTGCGCAAGGCGCTTGATCAGGTGACCAAGCGCGCCGAGCAGACCCAGGCGCAGATCGGCGGCATCGAGGCGCAGCGCATCGCCACCGAGGAACAGGAAGCGCTGATCGCGCGGGAACTGGCCGATCAGCAGCAATTGCTGGACAAGGGGCTGGCGCAGGCCAGCCGGGTGCTGGCGCTGCAGCGCGAGGCGGCCAGTCTGGCCGGCGAGGTCGGCGCGCTGGTGGCGCAAAAGGCCCAGGCCGAGGGCAAGGTGACCGAACTGGATCTGGAGGCGCTGCGGCTGACCTCGCAGCGGCGCGAGGATGCCGAAACCGAGCTGCGCGACATCGGCTACCGGGAGCTGGAACTGGCGGAACGGCGCCGGTCACTGACCGAACAGATCGAGCGGCTGGACATGCGCGCGCCGGTGGGCGGGATCGTCTATGCGATGACGGTGACGACGCCGCGCGCGGTGATCCGGGCCGCGGAGCCCGTGCTTTACATCGTGCCGCAGGACCGGCCGCTGCTGGTGGCGGCAAGGATCTCGCCGATCAACATCGACGAGGTGCGAATCGGGCAGCCGGTGGCGCTGCGGTTTCCGGCCTTTGCCAGCCGCACGACGCCTGAGCTGTTCGGCCAGGTGACGCAGATCTCGGCCGATGCGCTGATCGACGAGGCCTCGCGGCTGTCCTATTTCCGCGCCGAGGTGATGCTGAACCCGGGCGAGGCGGACAAGCTGGGCGCGTTGCAACTGCTGCCCGGCATGCCCGCCGAGGTCTATATCCGCACCGGCGACCGCAGCCCGCTGGCCTATCTGACCAAGCCCTTCACCGATTATTTCACCCGCGCCTTCCGCGAGGATTGA
- a CDS encoding lytic murein transglycosylase: protein MRSPLAPLLFSLCLPLAAHAECGGNFSGFVAGLKAEMQRNGLSAATADSFFAGVRQDGRVLKADRAQGVFRKSFLDFQASVISKNRLQTGAAMAQKYASVFDAAERQYGVSRGVLLAFWALETDFGKVQGDFNTRDALVTLAHDCRRPDLFRPQVLAAAELYARGDFDPQRTIGAWAGEIGQVQMLPADILRNGVDGDGDGHVNLKGSSADALMSGAKMIASMGWRPGEPWLQEIIVPADMDWAQTGLDRSLSTADWARMGVVPRSGQFAGAQGSVLLPMGRKGPAFLAYPNFRVLFEWNKSFVYVTTAAYFATRLEGAPRVDPRAAEPGLAPAQMKALQARLQARGHDVGPIDGILGEKTREAVQIEQGRLGLPADAWPTPALLDRL, encoded by the coding sequence ATGCGATCCCCTCTTGCCCCATTGCTGTTCAGCCTGTGCCTGCCCCTTGCCGCCCATGCCGAATGCGGCGGAAACTTCTCCGGCTTCGTCGCGGGGCTGAAGGCCGAGATGCAGCGCAACGGCCTCTCCGCCGCGACGGCCGATTCGTTTTTCGCGGGCGTGCGGCAGGATGGCCGGGTGCTGAAAGCCGACCGGGCGCAGGGCGTGTTCCGGAAAAGCTTCCTCGATTTTCAGGCTTCGGTGATTTCGAAGAACCGGCTGCAGACAGGCGCGGCGATGGCGCAGAAATACGCGTCGGTCTTTGACGCCGCGGAACGCCAATACGGCGTCTCGCGCGGGGTGCTTTTGGCGTTCTGGGCGCTCGAGACCGATTTCGGCAAGGTGCAGGGCGATTTCAACACCCGCGATGCGCTGGTGACGCTGGCGCATGACTGCCGCCGCCCGGATCTGTTCCGCCCGCAGGTTCTGGCCGCGGCCGAGCTTTACGCGCGCGGCGATTTCGACCCGCAACGGACCATCGGCGCCTGGGCGGGCGAGATCGGGCAGGTGCAGATGCTGCCCGCCGACATCCTGCGCAACGGCGTCGATGGCGATGGCGACGGGCATGTGAACCTCAAGGGCTCCAGCGCCGATGCGCTGATGTCGGGGGCGAAGATGATCGCGTCGATGGGCTGGCGCCCGGGCGAGCCCTGGTTGCAGGAAATCATCGTGCCTGCGGACATGGACTGGGCGCAGACCGGGCTTGACCGCAGCCTGTCCACCGCCGATTGGGCGCGGATGGGGGTGGTGCCGCGGTCGGGGCAATTCGCGGGCGCGCAGGGGTCGGTGCTGCTGCCGATGGGGCGCAAGGGCCCGGCTTTCCTGGCCTATCCGAATTTCCGCGTGCTCTTCGAATGGAACAAGAGCTTCGTCTATGTCACCACCGCCGCCTATTTCGCGACGCGGCTGGAGGGCGCCCCCCGGGTCGATCCGCGCGCGGCCGAACCCGGTCTGGCGCCCGCGCAGATGAAGGCGCTGCAGGCGCGGCTGCAGGCGCGCGGCCATGATGTCGGCCCGATCGACGGCATTCTGGGCGAAAAGACCCGCGAGGCCGTGCAGATCGAACAGGGCCGTCTGGGCCTGCCCGCCGATGCCTGGCCGACGCCTGCGCTGCTGGACCGGCTCTGA
- the fmt gene encoding methionyl-tRNA formyltransferase: MRVIFMGTPEFSVPVLEALAVRHQVVAVYSQPPRPAGRGKALRPSPVQARAEALGLSVRHPLNFKAPEDREAFAALNADIAVVVAYGLILPQAILDAPRRGCLNIHASLLPRWRGAAPIHRAILSGDAETGICIMQMEAGLDTGPVLLREALTIGATETTGELHDRLSAMGARMICETLERLDDLTPEAQSEAGVTYAAKIDKAEAKIDWTRPAAELVRLVNGLSPFPGAWCEVAGERVKLLRAEPAEGCGDPGTVLHGFDIACGTGALRVLEAQREGKKPMPSAEILKGLALPARL; the protein is encoded by the coding sequence ATGCGCGTCATCTTCATGGGAACGCCCGAATTTTCGGTGCCGGTGCTGGAGGCGCTCGCCGTCCGGCATCAGGTCGTGGCCGTCTACAGCCAGCCGCCCCGGCCCGCCGGGCGTGGCAAGGCCTTGCGGCCCTCGCCGGTGCAGGCCCGCGCCGAGGCCCTGGGTCTGTCGGTCCGCCATCCCTTGAACTTCAAGGCGCCCGAGGATCGCGAGGCTTTCGCCGCGCTGAACGCCGATATCGCGGTTGTCGTTGCCTATGGGCTGATCCTGCCGCAGGCGATTCTGGATGCGCCCCGGCGCGGCTGTCTGAACATCCACGCCTCGCTGTTGCCGCGCTGGCGGGGGGCGGCGCCGATTCATCGCGCCATCCTGTCGGGCGATGCGGAAACCGGGATCTGCATCATGCAGATGGAGGCGGGGCTGGATACCGGCCCGGTGCTGCTGCGCGAGGCCCTGACCATCGGCGCGACCGAAACGACGGGCGAATTGCATGACCGGCTGAGTGCGATGGGCGCGCGGATGATCTGCGAGACGCTCGAACGGCTCGACGATCTGACCCCCGAAGCGCAGTCCGAGGCGGGCGTGACCTATGCCGCCAAGATCGACAAGGCCGAGGCGAAGATCGACTGGACCCGCCCGGCGGCAGAGCTGGTGCGGCTGGTGAACGGGCTCTCGCCCTTTCCGGGGGCCTGGTGCGAGGTGGCGGGCGAGCGGGTGAAGCTGCTGCGGGCCGAACCAGCCGAGGGCTGCGGTGACCCCGGAACGGTGCTGCACGGCTTCGACATCGCCTGCGGCACGGGGGCGCTTCGGGTGCTGGAAGCGCAACGGGAGGGCAAGAAACCGATGCCCTCCGCCGAAATTCTCAAAGGTCTGGCGCTGCCCGCGCGGCTTTGA
- the def gene encoding peptide deformylase — protein MAVRPFIRFDDKRLHTAAAPVEAITDEIRAIWADMVDTMEAMPGQGVGLAAPQIGVMLRLAVVDASEARGQAILMANPEVLHASGQMREHDEASPNLPGVWATISRPRAVTVRFLNAAGEIEERDFVHLWATSVQHQIDHLNGKTYVDHLSMLKRKMLVAKSAKFAKKA, from the coding sequence GTGGCCGTCCGTCCCTTCATTCGTTTTGACGACAAGCGGTTGCATACCGCCGCCGCGCCGGTCGAGGCGATCACCGACGAGATCCGCGCGATCTGGGCCGACATGGTCGACACGATGGAGGCGATGCCGGGGCAGGGTGTCGGTCTGGCCGCGCCGCAGATCGGGGTGATGCTGCGGCTGGCCGTGGTCGATGCCTCGGAAGCGCGGGGGCAGGCGATCTTGATGGCCAATCCCGAGGTGCTGCATGCCTCGGGCCAGATGCGCGAGCATGACGAGGCCAGCCCGAACCTGCCCGGCGTCTGGGCGACGATTTCGCGGCCGCGCGCGGTGACGGTGCGGTTCCTGAATGCGGCGGGCGAGATTGAAGAGCGCGATTTCGTCCATCTCTGGGCGACCTCGGTGCAGCACCAGATCGACCATCTGAACGGCAAGACCTATGTCGATCACCTCAGCATGCTCAAACGCAAGATGCTGGTGGCGAAATCGGCCAAATTCGCGAAGAAAGCCTGA
- the def gene encoding peptide deformylase, with translation MTTRPILIHPDPRLKKLCDPVAALDDTIRQLADDMLETMYDAPGVGLAAPQIGVMSRIFVMDCAKEKTGFPEAMVMINPEITWVSEEKNVHEEGCLSLPEQYADVTRPKEVRMRWLGLDGQMHEEQFDGLWATCAQHELDHLNGKLFIDHLGPLKRQMVTRKLEKLKREWAREGRG, from the coding sequence ATGACAACGCGCCCCATCCTGATCCATCCCGATCCCCGGCTCAAGAAGCTTTGCGACCCCGTCGCAGCGCTGGACGACACCATTCGCCAATTGGCCGACGACATGCTGGAAACCATGTATGATGCCCCCGGCGTCGGCCTGGCCGCGCCGCAGATCGGCGTCATGTCGCGCATCTTCGTGATGGATTGCGCGAAGGAAAAGACCGGTTTCCCCGAAGCCATGGTGATGATCAATCCGGAAATCACCTGGGTCTCCGAGGAAAAGAACGTGCACGAGGAAGGCTGCCTCTCGCTGCCGGAGCAATATGCCGATGTGACCCGCCCGAAAGAGGTGCGGATGCGCTGGCTTGGCCTTGACGGCCAGATGCACGAGGAACAGTTCGACGGGCTCTGGGCGACCTGCGCGCAGCATGAACTTGACCACCTGAACGGCAAGCTCTTCATCGATCATCTGGGGCCGCTGAAGCGGCAGATGGTCACCCGCAAGCTGGAAAAGCTGAAGCGGGAATGGGCGCGCGAGGGGCGGGGCTAA
- a CDS encoding MalY/PatB family protein: MTALPDFDEVIDRIGTHSVKWDCMESLYGVSPQEGIAMWVADMDFRPPQAVQDALQTLLHQGVYGYWGDERAYQAAIQWWMANRQGWKIQPEWIFTTHGLVNGTALCLQAFTQPGDGVVLMTPVYHAFARVIRASGRRVVECPLVQIDGRYEMDFDAWEAKMDGTAKMLILCSPHNPGGRVWTEAELKATADFARRHNLILVSDEIHHDLVMPGHRHIPMAVAAPDQPVVMMTATTKTFNIAGGHSGNVIIADPALRARFAATMAALGISANSFGIAMATAAYSPEGAAWVDALNTYLDGNRHAFDAIVNTIPGVRSMPLQATYLAWVDFSGTGMDTAEFIARVEKTAKIAANHGATFGLGGNGFLRFNLATPRARVIEAATRLKQAFADLQ, translated from the coding sequence ATGACCGCCCTTCCCGACTTCGACGAAGTCATCGACCGCATCGGCACCCATTCGGTGAAATGGGACTGCATGGAGAGCCTTTATGGCGTTTCCCCGCAGGAGGGAATCGCGATGTGGGTGGCGGACATGGACTTTCGCCCGCCGCAGGCGGTGCAGGACGCGCTGCAGACGCTGCTGCATCAGGGTGTTTATGGCTACTGGGGCGACGAGCGCGCCTATCAGGCCGCGATTCAATGGTGGATGGCGAACCGGCAAGGCTGGAAGATCCAGCCCGAATGGATCTTCACCACGCATGGGCTGGTGAACGGCACGGCGCTGTGCCTGCAGGCCTTCACCCAGCCGGGCGATGGCGTCGTTTTGATGACGCCGGTCTATCACGCTTTTGCCCGGGTCATCCGCGCTTCGGGGCGCAGGGTGGTCGAATGCCCGCTGGTGCAAATCGACGGCCGCTATGAAATGGATTTCGACGCCTGGGAGGCGAAGATGGACGGGACGGCGAAGATGCTGATCCTGTGTTCGCCGCACAATCCGGGCGGGCGCGTCTGGACCGAGGCCGAGCTGAAGGCAACGGCCGACTTCGCGCGGCGCCACAACCTGATCCTTGTCTCGGACGAGATCCACCATGATCTGGTGATGCCCGGGCACCGCCACATCCCGATGGCGGTGGCCGCGCCCGATCAGCCGGTGGTGATGATGACGGCGACGACCAAGACCTTCAACATCGCGGGCGGCCATTCCGGCAATGTGATCATCGCCGATCCGGCGCTGCGGGCGCGGTTTGCGGCCACCATGGCGGCGCTCGGGATCTCGGCGAACAGCTTCGGCATCGCCATGGCCACCGCCGCCTATTCCCCCGAGGGCGCCGCCTGGGTCGATGCGCTGAACACCTATCTGGACGGCAACCGCCACGCCTTCGACGCGATCGTGAACACGATCCCGGGCGTCAGGTCGATGCCGCTTCAGGCCACCTATCTGGCCTGGGTCGATTTCTCCGGCACCGGCATGGACACGGCCGAATTCATCGCGCGGGTGGAAAAGACCGCGAAGATCGCCGCCAATCACGGCGCCACCTTCGGCCTTGGCGGCAACGGCTTCCTGCGCTTCAACCTCGCCACGCCGCGGGCGCGGGTGATCGAGGCGGCCACCCGGTTGAAACAGGCCTTCGCCGATCTGCAATGA
- a CDS encoding GlsB/YeaQ/YmgE family stress response membrane protein, with translation MPIITFLIIGTAAGYLATRLMKVNTDIPTTIALGIFGALIGGFVLRFLISIMGLMAGFVGAVLGAMVLIWAWQTWGRR, from the coding sequence ATGCCCATCATCACCTTTCTGATCATCGGCACCGCCGCAGGCTATCTGGCGACGCGGCTGATGAAAGTGAACACCGACATTCCGACGACCATCGCCCTTGGCATCTTCGGCGCGCTGATCGGCGGCTTCGTGCTGCGGTTCCTGATCTCGATCATGGGGCTGATGGCGGGTTTCGTCGGCGCCGTTCTGGGCGCCATGGTGCTGATCTGGGCCTGGCAGACCTGGGGCCGCCGCTAG